In one window of Romboutsia hominis DNA:
- a CDS encoding Crp/Fnr family transcriptional regulator: MIKSSYIDNINIFKNLKDETKEELKKYSNTIKLEKNEVLFEEKEKINNIYFVIDGKVSIFKINENGDRKVIFILNEGEMINEITTDKKRESSVFCEVFENATILKYNIDDFIKVMEKDFYLTKNIINYMERRNRRLYRQLKNSISIKMDKKLAAKLYRISKEFGTNKGVWTLIDVNISITYLSDMLGCKRETLSRAMKTLQNEGLVKLENKKIFVKEKGLSEYFKK; this comes from the coding sequence ATGATAAAAAGCAGTTATATAGATAATATAAATATATTTAAAAATTTAAAAGATGAAACAAAAGAAGAACTTAAGAAATATAGCAACACAATAAAATTAGAAAAAAATGAAGTTTTATTTGAGGAAAAAGAAAAAATAAATAATATATACTTTGTTATAGATGGAAAAGTATCTATATTTAAAATAAATGAAAATGGCGATAGAAAAGTAATATTTATATTAAATGAAGGCGAAATGATTAATGAAATAACTACAGATAAAAAAAGAGAATCATCAGTATTTTGTGAAGTCTTTGAGAACGCCACTATACTAAAATATAATATAGATGATTTTATAAAGGTTATGGAGAAAGATTTTTACTTAACTAAAAATATAATAAATTACATGGAAAGAAGAAATAGAAGATTATATAGACAACTAAAAAATTCAATTTCTATAAAAATGGATAAAAAGTTAGCAGCTAAATTATATAGAATAAGCAAAGAATTTGGAACAAATAAAGGAGTATGGACATTAATAGATGTAAATATAAGCATAACTTATTTATCAGATATGCTAGGATGTAAAAGAGAAACTTTATCAAGGGCAATGAAAACACTTCAAAATGAAGGATTAGTTAAATTAGAAAATAAAAAAATATTTGTTAAAGAAAAAGGATTATCAGAGTACTTTAAGAAATAG
- the asrA gene encoding anaerobic sulfite reductase subunit AsrA, with amino-acid sequence MKIKLSKENFNEKLKTLSNEYKILAPVSLEYMGTFSDTDVVRYKEVSSLDEMELNRKSNFSAKEIVFPITQILFYFTENEFKESDIDDKKLLIFLRACDINAMKRLDEIYLKNGIDEDYYYKKLREKVKFVLVGCRESFRNCFCVSMDSNKTDNYSMGIKIDDNEVFLEIKDKDLKIFNGEKCEFEIDFVKENLFNIEVPQIDKINSKEISKHEMWQEYNSRCIACGRCNFVCPTCSCFTMQDVFYKENEKVGERRRIWAGCQVDGFTSMAGGHEFRKTKGERMRFKTMHKIYDFNKRFGYNMCVGCGRCDDACPQYISFSKCIEKVNEISKERK; translated from the coding sequence GTGAAGATAAAATTAAGCAAAGAAAATTTTAATGAAAAATTGAAAACACTTAGTAATGAATATAAAATATTAGCACCAGTATCATTAGAATATATGGGAACTTTCTCAGATACAGACGTTGTAAGATATAAAGAAGTAAGTTCTTTAGATGAAATGGAACTAAATAGAAAATCAAACTTTTCTGCCAAGGAAATAGTATTTCCTATAACACAAATATTATTTTATTTTACAGAAAATGAATTTAAGGAAAGCGATATTGATGATAAAAAACTATTAATCTTTTTAAGAGCATGTGATATAAATGCAATGAAAAGACTAGATGAGATATATTTAAAAAATGGAATTGATGAAGATTATTATTACAAAAAATTAAGAGAGAAAGTAAAATTTGTTCTTGTTGGATGTAGAGAAAGTTTTAGAAATTGTTTCTGTGTAAGTATGGATTCAAATAAAACGGATAATTATTCTATGGGAATTAAAATAGACGATAATGAAGTTTTCCTAGAAATAAAAGATAAGGATTTAAAAATATTTAATGGAGAAAAATGTGAATTTGAAATAGATTTTGTAAAGGAAAACTTATTTAATATAGAAGTGCCACAAATAGATAAAATAAACTCTAAAGAAATATCTAAACATGAAATGTGGCAAGAGTATAACTCAAGATGTATAGCTTGTGGAAGATGCAACTTTGTATGTCCAACATGTTCTTGTTTTACTATGCAAGATGTTTTTTACAAAGAAAATGAAAAAGTAGGTGAAAGAAGAAGAATATGGGCAGGATGTCAAGTTGACGGCTTTACAAGTATGGCTGGAGGGCATGAATTTAGAAAAACTAAGGGTGAAAGAATGAGATTTAAAACAATGCATAAAATATATGATTTCAATAAGAGATTTGGCTACAACATGTGTGTAGGGTGTGGAAGATGTGATGATGCTTGCCCTCAATATATATCATTTTCAAAATGTATAGAAAAAGTAAATGAAATAAGTAAGGAGAGAAAGTAA
- the asrB gene encoding anaerobic sulfite reductase subunit AsrB translates to MNSYIPVGAKIIDIVKHTDIEWTFRVECSTKDVLPGKFYEISIPKYGESPISVSGYGDNYIDFTIRSVGKVTNEIFNYKIGDKFFIRGPYGNGFDISIYENREIIVVAGGSGIAPVRGIVEYFYNNPQKFKSFKLIAGFRSPQDILFKDDLKRWGEKLDVIVTVDKGENDYKGNVGLVTKYIPDLEIKDVNNTSAIVVGPPMMMHFTVGEFLKRDLAENNIWVSYERKMCCGVGKCGHCKMDDTYICIDGPVFDYSYAKNLID, encoded by the coding sequence ATGAATTCGTATATTCCAGTAGGAGCTAAGATAATAGATATAGTTAAACATACAGATATAGAGTGGACTTTTAGAGTAGAATGTAGTACTAAAGATGTACTTCCAGGAAAATTTTATGAGATATCAATACCTAAATATGGAGAAAGTCCAATATCTGTAAGTGGATATGGTGATAATTATATAGATTTTACAATAAGAAGTGTAGGAAAAGTAACTAATGAAATATTTAATTATAAAATAGGAGATAAATTCTTCATAAGAGGACCATATGGAAATGGTTTTGATATAAGTATATATGAAAATAGAGAAATAATAGTAGTTGCAGGAGGAAGTGGAATTGCACCAGTTAGAGGAATTGTAGAATATTTTTATAATAATCCTCAAAAATTCAAAAGCTTTAAATTAATAGCTGGATTTAGATCACCACAAGATATATTATTTAAAGATGATTTAAAAAGATGGGGTGAAAAATTAGATGTAATAGTTACTGTGGATAAAGGTGAAAACGATTATAAAGGTAATGTTGGTTTAGTTACAAAATATATACCAGATTTAGAAATAAAAGATGTAAATAATACATCAGCAATAGTAGTAGGTCCTCCTATGATGATGCATTTTACAGTAGGCGAATTTTTAAAAAGAGATTTGGCAGAAAATAATATATGGGTTTCTTATGAAAGAAAAATGTGTTGTGGAGTAGGTAAGTGTGGTCATTGTAAAATGGATGATACTTATATTTGCATAGATGGGCCTGTATTTGATTATTCTTATGCTAAAAATCTTATAGATTAG
- the asrC gene encoding sulfite reductase subunit C: MIRDLNTKKTMKNAYRITKNRYETALRVRIPGGCVDSESLMIVSKIANEYGNGQIHMTTRQGFEILGIKMEDMEKVNKLVQPIIEKMEINQEEKDKGYSAAGTRNIASCIGNKVCPKAQYNTTEFAKKIEKAVFPNDLHVKIALTGCPNDCIKARTHDFGIIGMTLPHYERDRCVSCGACVKKCKQLSTGALHAENYRVIRDHSKCIGCGECVLNCPTNAWSRDPKKYYRLAIMGRSGKKNPRLAEDFLIWADEENIIKIILNTYKYVEKYIDKSLPKEHIGYIVDRTGFMEFKKWALEGVEFDDITIIKDNVYWSGIKY; the protein is encoded by the coding sequence ATGATAAGAGATTTAAATACTAAAAAGACAATGAAAAATGCTTATAGAATAACTAAAAATAGATACGAAACAGCATTAAGAGTTAGAATTCCTGGAGGATGTGTTGACTCTGAAAGTTTAATGATAGTATCAAAGATAGCAAATGAGTATGGAAATGGTCAAATACATATGACTACTAGACAAGGGTTTGAAATACTTGGTATAAAAATGGAAGATATGGAAAAGGTCAATAAGCTTGTCCAACCAATTATAGAAAAAATGGAAATAAATCAAGAAGAAAAGGATAAAGGATATTCTGCTGCAGGAACTAGAAATATAGCATCATGTATAGGAAATAAAGTATGCCCAAAAGCGCAATACAATACAACTGAGTTTGCAAAGAAAATAGAAAAAGCAGTATTTCCAAATGATTTACATGTAAAAATAGCTTTGACAGGATGTCCAAATGACTGTATAAAAGCAAGAACTCATGATTTTGGAATAATAGGAATGACTTTACCGCACTACGAAAGAGATAGATGTGTATCTTGTGGGGCTTGTGTTAAAAAGTGTAAGCAGTTATCAACAGGTGCATTACATGCAGAAAACTATAGGGTAATAAGAGACCACAGTAAATGTATAGGATGTGGAGAATGTGTACTTAATTGTCCTACAAATGCATGGAGTAGAGATCCTAAGAAATATTATAGATTAGCTATAATGGGAAGAAGCGGTAAGAAGAATCCAAGGTTAGCAGAAGATTTTTTAATATGGGCAGATGAAGAAAATATAATTAAGATAATACTAAATACTTATAAGTATGTAGAAAAATATATAGATAAAAGTTTACCAAAAGAACATATTGGATATATTGTTGACAGAACAGGATTTATGGAGTTTAAAAAATGGGCACTTGAGGGTGTAGAATTTGATGATATTACTATTATAAAGGATAATGTATACTGGAGTGGAATAAAATATTAA
- a CDS encoding DUF975 family protein: MISRAELKNSAKMQLKGHWGLAILTCLIYTIIVEGTGVESGTATSWLNENIVITLNIIGLIFAGPIQLGFSRFILNLAIDNEKAKFTDLFSGFNVFIKSFVINLIITIASVIGTFLFVIPGIIVMLMFSQSYYILAENPELSIMDCLKKSANMMKGFKWELFILELSFLGWAILCVFTLGIGFLWYTPYYYTTLGNFYLNLKSISNEDIL, from the coding sequence ATGATTTCAAGAGCTGAATTAAAAAATAGTGCTAAAATGCAATTAAAGGGTCATTGGGGATTAGCAATATTAACATGTTTAATATATACTATAATAGTAGAAGGAACAGGTGTTGAATCAGGGACAGCTACATCTTGGTTAAATGAAAATATAGTTATTACTTTGAACATAATAGGATTAATATTTGCAGGTCCAATACAATTAGGATTTAGTAGATTTATATTAAATTTAGCAATAGATAATGAAAAAGCTAAATTTACAGATTTATTCTCTGGATTTAATGTTTTTATAAAATCTTTTGTAATAAATTTAATAATAACTATAGCTTCAGTAATAGGAACATTTTTATTTGTAATACCAGGTATTATAGTGATGTTAATGTTCTCACAATCATATTATATATTAGCAGAAAATCCAGAGTTATCAATAATGGATTGTTTAAAGAAAAGTGCAAATATGATGAAAGGCTTTAAGTGGGAATTGTTTATATTAGAACTAAGTTTTCTAGGTTGGGCTATATTATGTGTATTTACTTTAGGAATAGGGTTCTTATGGTATACACCATATTATTATACTACATTAGGGAATTTTTATTTAAATTTAAAATCTATTTCTAACGAAGATATCTTGTAA
- a CDS encoding TIGR00266 family protein: protein MNSHEIDYKLHGHDMQFVEIELDKGESVVAEAGSMMMMDEHISMETIFGDGSKKGGSKLFGAAKRVLTGESLFMTSFTNTSNNRKKVSFASPYPGKIIPIDLSEMNGKLICQKDSFLCAAKGVSIGIDFRKKLGVGFFGGEGFILQKLEGDGLCFIHAGGTIIKKELMPGEKLKVDTGCLVAMTKDIKYDIEFIGGIKNSLFGGEGLFFATLTGPGYVWIQSLPFSRLASRVFASAPQVSSDQKG from the coding sequence ATGAATTCTCATGAAATAGATTATAAACTACATGGACATGACATGCAATTTGTTGAAATTGAGTTAGATAAAGGTGAAAGTGTAGTAGCTGAAGCTGGTTCTATGATGATGATGGATGAACACATTTCTATGGAAACTATATTTGGAGATGGCAGTAAAAAAGGTGGTTCTAAGCTATTTGGTGCTGCTAAAAGAGTTTTAACTGGTGAAAGTCTTTTTATGACGTCATTTACTAATACTTCTAACAATAGAAAAAAAGTATCTTTTGCATCACCATATCCTGGTAAAATAATACCAATTGACTTATCTGAAATGAACGGTAAGCTAATATGTCAAAAAGATTCATTTTTATGCGCTGCTAAGGGAGTAAGTATTGGAATAGATTTTAGAAAAAAACTTGGTGTTGGATTTTTTGGAGGTGAGGGATTTATCCTTCAAAAATTAGAAGGAGATGGTCTTTGCTTTATTCATGCTGGCGGTACTATTATAAAAAAAGAATTAATGCCTGGTGAAAAATTAAAAGTTGATACTGGATGCTTAGTAGCTATGACAAAAGATATAAAATATGATATAGAATTTATAGGTGGTATAAAAAATAGCTTATTTGGCGGTGAAGGGTTATTTTTTGCAACTCTTACAGGTCCTGGATATGTTTGGATTCAAAGCTTACCATTTAGTAGACTTGCTTCTAGAGTATTTGCATCTGCTCCTCAAGTTAGTAGTGACCAAAAAGGTTAA
- a CDS encoding DUF362 domain-containing protein — MGNVSIRECNDYGYESVKHAISKNLEDLGGLEKYIKPNSKVLIKPNLLMKKSPKEATTTHPMVVKVVCEMLLKLNCKIIIGDSPGGPYTVPSLKSIYKSTGMKDIADELGVELNYDISEIKVENKNAKALKYMNIITPITKVDHIINICKLKTHGMATFTGGVKNLYGSIAGLQKAEIHYRFPNEERFCEDVLLDICSYVNPSLTIMDGIVGMEGEGPSAGTPRKIGITLASPSPYMIDIVACKVINLDINKVPTIRGSIKREYIKKDLSDISIVGDNIERFIIKDFKIPKTSKDFRLLSSTMPKFIHEPLTRMITPKPFVSHKDCIKCKKCIEVCPAKVITLNNKIEIDLNKCIRCFCCHELCPKKAIDIKRSIIFKLIK, encoded by the coding sequence ATGGGGAATGTATCAATTAGGGAATGTAATGATTATGGATATGAAAGTGTAAAACATGCAATAAGTAAAAATTTAGAAGATTTAGGTGGGTTAGAAAAGTATATAAAACCAAATAGCAAAGTACTAATAAAGCCAAATTTGCTAATGAAAAAAAGTCCTAAAGAAGCAACAACTACTCATCCAATGGTAGTTAAAGTTGTGTGTGAAATGTTACTTAAGTTAAATTGTAAAATAATAATAGGAGATAGCCCAGGTGGTCCGTATACAGTACCTTCATTAAAAAGTATATATAAGTCAACTGGTATGAAAGATATAGCGGATGAACTAGGTGTAGAACTAAATTATGATATAAGTGAAATTAAGGTAGAAAATAAAAATGCTAAAGCTTTAAAATACATGAATATTATAACTCCAATAACTAAAGTAGATCATATAATAAATATATGTAAATTAAAAACTCATGGAATGGCAACATTTACAGGTGGAGTTAAAAATTTATATGGCTCTATAGCAGGACTTCAAAAAGCAGAAATACATTATAGATTTCCAAATGAAGAAAGATTTTGTGAAGATGTATTATTAGATATATGTTCTTATGTAAACCCAAGTTTGACTATTATGGATGGAATTGTAGGCATGGAAGGAGAAGGGCCTTCAGCTGGAACACCAAGAAAAATTGGCATAACATTAGCATCGCCTAGTCCTTATATGATAGATATAGTAGCATGTAAAGTTATAAATCTAGATATAAATAAAGTACCTACTATAAGAGGGAGTATAAAAAGAGAATATATAAAAAAAGACTTAAGTGATATATCTATAGTGGGTGATAACATAGAAAGATTTATAATAAAAGATTTTAAGATACCTAAAACTAGTAAAGATTTTAGGCTGTTATCATCAACTATGCCTAAATTTATACACGAGCCACTTACAAGGATGATAACTCCAAAGCCTTTTGTATCACATAAAGATTGTATAAAATGTAAAAAATGTATAGAAGTATGTCCGGCCAAGGTTATTACTTTAAATAATAAAATAGAAATAGACCTAAATAAATGTATAAGATGTTTTTGTTGCCATGAATTATGTCCTAAAAAAGCTATAGATATAAAGAGAAGTATAATATTTAAATTAATAAAGTAG
- a CDS encoding dihydroorotase — MILIRNGRLIDPKTKRDEVVDILIKDNKIEKIGNIDENDVDRIIDAKGCIVSPGLIDVHVHFRDPGFTHKEDILTGSASAAKGGFTTVVCMANTNPIVDNEETLDYINEKAKLSSINVLQASAITKGFKGKEIVDMDKMIKAGAVGFTDDGLPIMDSDIILKAMNMAKERNVPLSFHEEDPSLITCAGINDGKISKQMGILGAPNVAEDVMVSRDCMLALKSGAKVNIQHISSKNSVEMVRFIKKLGANVYAEATPHHFTLTEDDVLTYGTNAKMNPPLRTLEDKMAIIEGLKDDTIEIIATDHAPHTYEEKNVEFTKAPSGIIGLETALSLGITSLVKNNHLNMMKLIEKMTINPARLYNLESGSIEEGKVADIVIFDENEEFVVDKFVSKCENTPFKGHKLFGKVKYTICGGKAVFEEKK, encoded by the coding sequence ATGATACTTATAAGAAATGGAAGACTAATAGACCCAAAAACAAAAAGAGATGAAGTAGTAGATATACTTATAAAAGATAATAAAATAGAAAAAATAGGGAATATAGATGAAAATGATGTTGATAGAATAATAGATGCTAAAGGATGTATAGTATCACCTGGGCTTATAGATGTACACGTTCATTTTAGAGATCCAGGATTTACTCATAAAGAAGATATATTAACAGGTTCAGCTTCAGCAGCTAAGGGAGGATTTACAACAGTTGTATGTATGGCAAATACTAATCCTATAGTTGATAATGAAGAAACTTTAGATTATATAAATGAAAAAGCTAAACTATCATCAATAAATGTATTACAAGCAAGTGCAATAACTAAAGGATTTAAAGGTAAAGAAATAGTTGATATGGATAAAATGATTAAAGCTGGTGCTGTAGGCTTTACTGATGATGGACTACCTATAATGGATAGTGATATTATACTTAAGGCTATGAACATGGCGAAGGAGAGAAACGTTCCTCTTAGTTTTCATGAAGAGGATCCATCGCTTATAACTTGTGCTGGTATAAATGATGGCAAAATATCTAAACAAATGGGAATATTGGGTGCGCCAAATGTTGCTGAAGATGTTATGGTTAGTCGTGATTGTATGTTAGCTTTAAAAAGTGGGGCAAAAGTTAATATACAACATATAAGTTCTAAAAATTCAGTAGAAATGGTAAGATTTATAAAAAAGTTAGGTGCTAATGTATACGCAGAAGCAACACCACATCATTTTACACTAACTGAAGATGATGTATTAACTTATGGTACTAATGCTAAAATGAATCCACCACTTAGAACATTAGAAGATAAGATGGCAATAATTGAAGGTTTAAAGGACGATACAATTGAAATAATAGCAACAGATCATGCACCTCATACATATGAAGAGAAAAATGTAGAATTTACGAAAGCACCAAGTGGTATAATAGGTCTTGAAACTGCACTTTCTCTTGGTATAACTAGCTTAGTTAAAAACAATCATTTAAATATGATGAAGTTAATAGAGAAAATGACTATAAATCCAGCTAGATTATACAATCTAGAAAGTGGGAGCATAGAAGAAGGGAAAGTTGCTGATATAGTTATATTTGATGAAAACGAAGAGTTTGTAGTAGATAAATTTGTATCAAAATGTGAAAATACTCCATTTAAAGGACATAAATTATTTGGTAAAGTAAAATATACTATATGTGGCGGTAAGGCCGTATTTGAAGAGAAAAAATAA
- a CDS encoding HAMP domain-containing sensor histidine kinase, whose amino-acid sequence MDIKLKTLNKSINIEDSKLKVASLLILFLSMSICFESLFNLAFSFHNIYEYSPIARYIFFGNVIHLDNRSILSIEVIVTIVSLAISIGCIVVYNITKKSNIKIFDSFINLTSNVSIEVFLFIIGFIFFIRFHTWSSAPDFFDNSLIVCDFLILTTTYIAYKSFKLSSNNLLSRLIVLSMIKDFLDKQNKKTINNKIASILVISIIIQFIIMFIFLSVISYFSIFAMIYAMLFSLFSIIPYSYIYKLLTKKTKYIEYISKNIKTIENGDLSHKLKVIGNDEISSIASSINNISLGLEKSLNEQLKSEKMKTELITNVSHDLKTPLTSIVSYIDILKNNELDSKTTKDYINILDKKATRLKDLVEDIFEASKISSGDIEINLKKTDIKELLIQSIVELEDKIESSKLDFIIDTPDYPVFTNIDGKRMFRVFENLITNITKYSLANTRVYIDINVKDDYIFITMKNISNHRLNISSDELLERFVRGDVSRNTSGSGLGLSICSNLVDLQGGSLKLDIDGDLFKVILKFKVY is encoded by the coding sequence TTGGATATAAAATTGAAGACATTAAATAAATCTATTAATATAGAAGACTCAAAATTAAAGGTAGCTTCTTTACTAATTTTATTTTTATCTATGTCTATATGTTTTGAATCACTATTTAATTTAGCATTTAGCTTTCATAACATATATGAATATTCTCCAATAGCAAGATATATATTCTTTGGAAATGTAATACATTTAGATAATCGGAGTATTTTAAGTATTGAAGTGATAGTTACTATAGTTTCTTTAGCTATATCTATAGGTTGTATTGTAGTTTATAACATAACTAAAAAATCTAATATAAAAATATTTGACTCTTTTATAAATCTAACTTCAAATGTTTCTATTGAAGTATTTTTATTTATAATAGGTTTTATATTCTTTATAAGATTTCATACTTGGTCATCTGCACCAGATTTTTTTGATAATTCACTTATAGTATGTGATTTTTTAATCCTTACAACTACTTATATAGCTTATAAAAGTTTTAAATTATCATCTAATAATTTATTATCTAGATTAATAGTACTTTCTATGATTAAGGATTTTTTAGATAAACAAAATAAAAAAACGATAAACAATAAAATAGCTAGTATATTAGTAATATCTATAATAATACAGTTTATAATTATGTTTATATTTTTATCAGTTATAAGCTATTTTTCTATTTTTGCAATGATTTATGCTATGCTATTTTCTCTATTTAGTATTATACCTTACTCTTATATATACAAATTATTAACTAAAAAAACAAAATATATTGAATATATATCTAAAAATATAAAAACTATAGAAAATGGTGACTTAAGCCATAAATTAAAGGTAATTGGTAATGATGAAATATCATCTATTGCAAGCAGTATAAATAATATAAGCTTAGGACTTGAAAAGTCTCTTAATGAGCAACTAAAAAGTGAAAAAATGAAAACAGAGCTTATAACTAATGTAAGTCATGACTTAAAAACACCACTTACTTCTATAGTTAGCTATATAGATATACTTAAAAATAACGAATTAGATTCTAAAACTACTAAAGATTATATAAATATCCTAGATAAAAAAGCTACTAGACTTAAAGATTTAGTTGAGGACATATTTGAAGCATCTAAAATAAGTAGTGGTGATATAGAAATTAATCTAAAAAAAACTGATATAAAGGAACTTCTAATTCAAAGTATCGTTGAACTAGAAGATAAAATAGAGTCTTCTAAGCTAGATTTTATAATAGATACGCCTGATTATCCTGTATTTACCAATATAGATGGTAAAAGAATGTTTAGGGTTTTTGAAAATCTTATAACTAATATTACTAAATATTCTTTAGCTAATACTCGTGTATATATAGATATTAATGTTAAAGATGACTATATATTTATTACTATGAAAAATATATCTAATCATAGATTAAATATTTCTTCCGATGAACTATTAGAGCGATTTGTCCGTGGTGATGTTTCTAGAAATACTTCTGGAAGTGGATTAGGATTATCTATTTGTAGCAATTTAGTGGATCTTCAAGGTGGTAGTCTTAAGCTTGATATAGATGGAGATTTATTTAAAGTTATATTAAAATTTAAGGTTTACTAA
- a CDS encoding response regulator transcription factor, whose product MNENILIVDDDKEIVDAIEFYLKPEGFNVLKAYDGIDAIETLIDNNVDLVIMDVMMPNLDGLKATLKIRENNNIPIILLSAKNQDIDKILGLNIGADDYVTKPFNPLELIARIKSQLRRFINLNNNSSNKNINDSNVLKSGGLSLNKDTKVVSLDGEVIKVTPIEYRILEFLLLNKGIVFSSTEIYENAWDDIAYNCEKTVAVHVRRIREKIEINPKEPKYLKVVWGIGYKIEDIK is encoded by the coding sequence ATGAATGAAAATATATTAATAGTTGATGATGATAAAGAAATAGTTGATGCGATAGAATTTTATTTAAAACCTGAGGGTTTTAATGTATTAAAAGCTTATGATGGAATTGATGCTATTGAAACTTTAATAGATAATAATGTAGATTTAGTTATTATGGATGTGATGATGCCAAATCTTGATGGTCTTAAAGCGACTTTAAAAATAAGAGAAAATAATAATATTCCTATAATACTTTTATCTGCTAAAAATCAAGATATTGATAAAATTTTAGGTCTCAATATAGGGGCTGATGATTATGTTACAAAGCCATTTAATCCACTAGAACTCATTGCTCGTATTAAATCTCAATTAAGAAGATTTATTAACTTAAATAATAACTCTAGTAATAAGAATATTAACGATTCTAACGTATTGAAAAGTGGTGGTCTTAGTTTAAATAAAGATACTAAGGTAGTTAGCTTAGATGGAGAAGTTATTAAAGTAACTCCTATTGAGTACAGGATACTTGAATTTTTACTTTTAAATAAGGGAATCGTATTTTCATCTACAGAAATATATGAAAATGCTTGGGATGATATAGCTTATAACTGTGAAAAAACCGTTGCTGTTCATGTTAGAAGGATAAGAGAAAAAATAGAGATAAATCCTAAAGAACCAAAATATTTAAAGGTGGTGTGGGGAATTGGATATAAAATTGAAGACATTAAATAA
- a CDS encoding metallophosphoesterase: protein MKKRVILGVVAGVLALTSIGFGKKENIEVNVLGTTDLHGIVSKDLEKYVNEQRKKDENLILVDSGDFFDMQTPEMNSWFKKNSVIVEENGFPILRFKDGEIEGVAPIVTNMGKLKYDAVILGNHEFVSNNKSRLDTLINDFKDNNMEILSANTYKSNNENYTKPYIIKNINTKYGDLKIGILGLTIKEVGESKEWDGEKLVPTKSRELKDQDGYEGKLYMNDLVEDAKKWVPKMKKDGADIIISVVHSGEEPKKPKNPGNKIKELARETSDIDVIFAGHTHKTIDENKYTNKDGKEVIVTQGGKHSEAIAHSKLQLEKVKDGWKVIEKSSEVISFK from the coding sequence ATGAAAAAAAGGGTTATATTAGGAGTAGTAGCAGGAGTATTAGCACTAACTAGCATAGGATTTGGGAAAAAGGAAAATATTGAGGTAAATGTACTTGGAACAACAGATTTACATGGGATAGTAAGTAAGGATTTAGAAAAATATGTAAATGAACAAAGAAAAAAGGATGAAAATTTGATATTAGTAGATAGTGGAGATTTTTTTGATATGCAAACTCCAGAAATGAACTCATGGTTTAAAAAAAATAGTGTAATAGTTGAAGAAAATGGGTTTCCTATTCTACGATTTAAAGATGGTGAAATAGAAGGAGTTGCTCCAATAGTAACTAATATGGGAAAATTAAAATATGATGCTGTGATTCTTGGAAATCATGAGTTTGTATCCAATAATAAAAGTCGTTTAGATACATTAATAAATGATTTTAAAGATAATAATATGGAAATATTATCTGCAAACACATATAAAAGTAATAATGAAAACTATACAAAGCCATACATAATAAAAAATATTAATACAAAATATGGAGACTTAAAAATAGGAATATTAGGACTAACCATAAAAGAAGTAGGAGAATCAAAAGAATGGGATGGAGAAAAATTGGTTCCTACTAAATCAAGAGAATTAAAAGATCAAGATGGATATGAGGGTAAATTATATATGAATGATTTAGTAGAAGATGCTAAAAAATGGGTACCTAAAATGAAAAAAGATGGGGCTGATATAATAATAAGTGTGGTTCATAGTGGGGAAGAACCTAAAAAGCCCAAAAATCCAGGAAATAAAATAAAAGAATTAGCAAGAGAAACTAGTGATATAGATGTTATATTTGCAGGGCATACTCATAAGACAATAGATGAAAATAAATACACTAACAAAGATGGTAAAGAAGTAATAGTAACTCAAGGTGGAAAACATTCAGAGGCAATAGCTCATTCTAAACTCCAATTAGAGAAAGTAAAAGATGGTTGGAAAGTAATAGAAAAAAGTAGTGAAGTTATATCTTTCAAATAA